The nucleotide sequence CATCAGCTTTAAGCGCAGCACTAACGCGGCGGCAATATTGACTTCATTGAGGGTGTTTTCATGCAACAGACCATCGACCCGTTGGCGAATACGCAGCACTTTTTCGCCAGGCTCAATATGAATATCCGACGCGCGCATTTGCACTGCATCTTCAAAAATGGAATGCAGTAACCGCACTACCGTCGTATCACTGTCGCTATCGGCGGCGGTTAAGGCGCCAAGATCGAAAATATCATCGGCGGCGTATTCTTCTTCCAGCTTACCGGCAATGGCAGCGATTTCATCGGTACGTCGATAAAGAGTATCAAAGGCACTAAGCAACTGCCCCTCTGGCGATACGGCGATATCTAAGCTTTTAGGCGCAAACAACATCTCTAAATGATCGAGCGCTTGCAGATCGGCAGGATCGCTCATGGCGATTAAAATGGAGTTACCGCGATCTTCTAATACCAGAGCGCGAAAACGGCGCGCCTGTACTTCGGATAATAAATTGACTACCTGAGATGGAATGGCGCGGCGGCTAACATCGACAAATGGCAAATTAAGCTGTTGTGATAAAAATCGAAGTAATTGATCTTCTTCAATCAGCTTTAAATCTATCAAGGTACGGCCAAGCTTTTTGCCCGATACCTTTTGCTCTGACAATGCCTGCTGCAGATTTTCTTCAGAAATAATATGTTCTTGAACTAAGAGGTCACCTAGACGCATCTTTAACTTAGGCTTCATAAGCTCCCTCCTAACTGGGATAAACGATTTTCAATATAATTTCTCGCTGAGGCCGACAACCCTGGCGCTTGCAGCGCATTACGATAGGCTTGAGCGGCATCTTGATAACGCGCTTGCGCGTCCATGGCATACGCTAACCCCAGCCACCAGCGGCCAACATCAGGCTCAATCCCCACGAGCTGGCGATAGGCTTGTTCTGCTTGCTCAAATTGCTTGGCATTTTGCGCCCAATCTCCGAGTTGGATCCATTTTTGTAGCGCCATAGCGCTGACATCAGGGATTTTTGCAACCGTGCTAAGCGCTTGGATAACCTGACCATTGGCGTGCTCTATCCGCGCTAACAGCATAAGTAAGTCACTGTTAGTGGGCGTTAATCGTAAACCTTCATTGAGCACTTGCTGCGCTGGCACCAAGCGCCCTTGGCCAAATTCAAGCACGGCCAGCTGAATTCGAGCGGGTACTAAGCTTGGGTCTAGCACTAAGGCTTGCCGATAAGCATTAATCGCCGCAGGTACATCATTCATTTGATTGGCGGCATAAGCCTTATCCATATAAGTTCCCGCCATGCGCGCTGGCGCTTTAGTCACGGTAGTGATAGTTACTGGCTCATAGCGAGCAGGTTTAGCTGGCACCGTGGCAATACTGGTTTCGTGAGCGACTGCGCTTTCACTAGCTTCAGTGTTTACACTAGCTTCAGCGCTGTCACTCGCTTCAGAGCCACTAAACTCATCATTGTGAGCCATGCTCTCATCTTCACTCAGCGTGACTATATTATTGCCGTTATCGGCATAGCTATCATCAGATCCAATCGATTCTTGAGCAGAGTGCTCTGGCTCAGTGCGTGTCACAACTGCTTGAGTTGATACGGCTTGAATAGGTACAGCAGCCATGGCTGTCGCTGCTACCGGGTTAACACTACCAGTCTGCAATTGAGTCAGCGGCTGAATATTTGCCCCATCACTATTTGGCGCGCTTGGCCGCGCAAGCGTATTGGCAGCAGCAACTGTTGCCGTGGCTTCTGCTGGCGCGAGCTCTTTTGGTGCTGCGGTTGGCGCAGTAATTGGCGCCATTTGCGCCGCATAAGTAGGCTGCGAGCTAGCTTGCTGTATGTCCGCAGCAGGCAAAGATTCAGATGATGCTAATGACTCAGGCGCAGCCGATTGCGGCGTACCTTGCATTAAACCAGGTAAGCGCATGCCCATCCAAGCCGCGCCTAACATAAGCACCAACGCAACAGTGCCTAAGACAATCAGTGACCAAGGTTTTTTAGCTTGGGCGCTGGCCAGTTGGGCGCCATAGGCTTTGGCTAAGGCTTGATGATTAACGTTAACGGCCGACACTAAAGCGGCATCGGCCTGATTGCCATGATTGTGACCATGTGTATCGTCAGCAATCGGCGGCTTTAGCTGACCTCGTTCATCGAGATCTTTTAGCATTTTATTGATAACGCTCATAATAAACGACCAGTCATAACACTTGCCGCAGCCGCTGCCACGGCGGCGCAGCCAAATATTCCTAACCAACGCCACAAGGGGGACGCCGTCGGATTGGCATCTTCAGTATCTGAAGCCGCCGAGCGCACTTGTTGCAGGCTCACTTGCTGACTACCTTCACCAAAACACACCAATAAAGACTTATGGCAAATCACATTGATAAGCCGTGGAATGCCTCTAGCCGCTTGAAACACTAAGCGGCAGGCTTTAGGATTAAATAAGGCTTGAGTGCGATTACCCGCCACCGACAATCTGTGGTGAATATAATCTCGCGTTTCATTTTCAGTCAGTGGCCGCAGGCCATAACTAAAGGTAATTCGTTGGCGTAATTGCCGAAATTTATCTGTAGCTAAACGCTCATCTAATTCTGGTTGGCCAAACAATACCACTTGGAGCAGCTTAGTTTTTTCAGTCTCAAGATTGGTAAACAACCGCAGTGCTTCGAGGGATTGGTCAGGTAACGCCTGCGCTTCATCCAGCACTAACACTATGCGTAAACCTTGCGCCGCCATCTCTAATAATTTTTGCTGAATTAAGCTGCCTAATTGCTGACGGTCGGTGGCTGTGGTTGCTGCAACCCCAAGCTCCATCGCCAGCGCCCAGCGCAATTCATCCGGCTCAAGAAAAGGATTGGGCAAATAGGCGCAATAATAATTAGTGGGTAAGTCATTCATTAATTTGCGGCAAATTAATGTTTTACCTGTACCCACTTCACCTGTGACTTTGATAAATCCTTCGCCGGTCAGCAAGGCAGTAGTAAGCACCTGCAGCGCCTCATGATGAGGCGGCAGGCCAAAATAAAACTCTGTGTTGGGCGTTAAGGTAAAAGGCGCCTGCGTAAAGCCAAAGTGCTGCAGATACATAGGCGGCCTTATTCCTGCGGCTTAGTAGCTTGCTCTTGAGGATACCAGCGATTTAATAAGGCTTCGGTTTTGAGCAATTCTTGGCGCCAAGTATCAGCCCCCACCACAATCGGCTTTAATAAAATCACTAATTCAGTCTTTTGCTTGCTCTTTTTACGGTTAGTGAAAATCTCACCCAACCAAGGAATATCCCCAAGAAACGGTACCTTAGAGGTGATTTCTTTATTGGCAGCCTTCATCAAACCACCGATCACCACCACATCGCCCGAAGCCGCTTTAATGATGGTGTCAGACTCACGAATTTCACTTTGCGCCAATGGCAACTCTAAGATGCTATCGCTAATTTTGATGATTTTAGTCTGCTGAGTCACATCGATAACCGATGGGTGAATGTGCAGTAACACATTGCCTAACTTATCGATTTGCGGCGTGACATCGAGCGCGATACCCGAGAAAAATGGCGTAAGCTCAACATCCGGAGTAGTGACTGGCGTGGCAGAAGCTACGGTTGTCGATGACACGTTAGTGACAAAGTACTCATCGGTGCCAACTTTAATCACGGCCTTTTGATTGTTAGAGGCTGTCACTCGCGGACTTGATAACACGTCCACATCGCCTTGGGTGTCGAGCAAGGTAATCATGGCGCTAAAGTCTTTATTAGAGACTTTAATTGAGGTCAGATTACCTAAGATAGCAGTCACAGTATCGCTAGCGCTGCCTGTGGCACTGGTACCAAATTCAACATCGGTACTGCCAATATGGCCTAACACGTTATCCCATTGAATACCTTGCTGATAACCATCTCCCAAAGTCACTTCTAGTACTTTGGCTTCGATGATGACTTGGCGCTGCAGATGATTTTCAGCCGTTTCTAAAAAGTTACGCACTTGGCGCAACTCATTGGGCAGAGCGCGCACTGTCACTAAGCCTGCCTGCGGTGTCAGCACTACCTGCCGTCCACCACCGGTTTCACCTATGATATTGACTAAGTTCTCTTTTAACTCACCCCAGAAGTTGGTCTCTGTTACCGAGCGAATAAAGGTGCCATTGGTTTCTTGGCTATTACTATTGCCATTGCTGTTACTGCCATTGGATGAGTTCGAGCTGTTGTTACTTGAACTTCCGTTAGAGCCATTATTGCCGCTGCTCGAATTGCTGTTGCCATTATCAGACAAGCGCCCTGCAGACACTGACGTCATAGATAAGCCTTGGCGCTGCATATACAAGTAATTGAGCGGGAAGGTTTCGGTGCGCATACCCGATGGGAATACCCGCATGATATTGCCACTGACATTCACGTCAAAGCCATACATGTCTTCCACTACCTGCAACACTTCATTTAAGGTGACATTTTTAAGTGACAGCGTAATAGCGCCGCTCACATTGGGATGCACCACGACGCTAATTGGCGAACCTGCCACTAAGCTTGGGAAAAAGGCGCTGGCCGGCACATCATTAGCAGCCACGTCAAAGCGACGTTCGGTTGGCTGAAATTGGCTTAAACCAGCCAATAGCTGTGATGACGCCAGTTCTTTTTGCACTTCATCTGGCATCACCGCGGGAGGAATTTCTTTTGGCGGCTGCGGCGTATCTGGATGCAGTATGCCGGCAATCGCTTCTTTTGCAGCAACAGGCTCAGGTCTATCTGTGGTTTGGCACCCCAAAACTAACAAAGAGAGTAGCGCGGAAATCGCAGTTTTTTTTATCATTTTTGGGTTCCTAACTGACTAGTGACACCTTGGAAAACAACCAATTTCCGACCATCGGCCAGTATCACGCTATTATCGGTAATCCGTTGAATTTGGGTATCAGCTATCTTGCTACCCACCTGATATAACTGATTATTTATTAAGGCGTAGCGCCGCGACGCTGAAGTCACAATCGAATGCAGCTTTAAACCGCGATTGGCCGTTGCATGTGCGCCCGACATAGCGCCAGAAGACACTAACGGCCGCGTTGGGTCGCGCAGCATCTCAGCCCACGCGCTGTGCGAGCAGCATACTAGCAGCAACAAACTCAACGACAGATTAATTCGCCACACTGATGAAGTCCTTATTGATGCTTAAGGTGTAAAATTCGAGTATCACCTCGGCCTTAGGATAATTAGTGGCGTCATAATCTAAACGCTGCCAATAAAGCTTGTCGGGCAAGGCTTCAACTGCTTTCACAAAATTGAGTACAGCGAAGTAGTCACCCTTAAACTTGATTTCCACCCCATGGTTATACAAGTTCAAATTGGTGCCGTGATCATCTTCTAAGACCAAGAGCGGCTTAGGCGTTAACGAATTAAAGCTTGTGACTTCAAGCCCCTTGGTTTTTGACAACAAACCACTCAAGAGTTTGGGCATATGATTGGCAGGCACAATATTATGGCTAGCAAAATCATTATCAATTGCCAGCAATTGCTGCTCAAGCAATTGTTTGCGCTGATTAAAATCTGTGTTGGGGTCTATGGCTAAGCGATCTTGATAAAGCGCAACCTGCTGCTTTGCAATCTTAATCTGCTTAAGGTGCTGCTCTAGCTGCGCCTTTTCTTTAGTGTATTGCTGAAAATAGCTATCAAGCGGCAAGTAACACAGCATGAATAGGACAACAACCACAGCCAAAGTAATCATGCCGCGCTCACGCTGGCTCAGTAAATCAAACTTATCGCCAAGCTCATGCCACTTTTTCAAATTTTTATTCATTTACCCACACCTCCCGCAGCCACAACGGGAGCTTCTGGTTGGGAAGTTAAGCTAAAGGCTAAAGGCTTAGCATCATCCCTTAACATGGTCATGGCCGAAAAAGCATAGCCCTGTAAGCTTCTGGTTTGCTTTAACTCATCAATCCAAGTCGGTACATTTTCGGCTTTAAGGGCGAAGCCATATAAGCTCACGGCTTGACCTTGAACTTCGATTTTACTGAGCCACACGCCTTGCTGCGGCACGCTAGCAAGCTCAGTCATCAGCGGTGAAAATCCCTCGCTAGTGATAGTGCTGCGTCTATCGAGCTCAGTCAGTAATAGCTGCTTTACTCGCAAGCGCTGAGTTAATAAATCCACTTCAGCGACTAAGGCAGGATCGGGTTTACGCTCAGCTAATTGCCGCTCCATAGTCTGCACTTGAGTTTGCAATTCGCTGGCTATAGCTTGCTGAGTTTGTAGCTGCTGCTGCTGATGATTAATCCAATAACTGGCGAAGGTCACCATTAATACACCAATAGTCAATAGGGCAGCCGAGGCCATCACTAGGTGTTGAAATGACAGCAGCAATTTTGGTGGTAATAAATCTTCATTAAATAAGTTTATTTTTGTTTTCAATGATCGACCTCATTTAATAAATTAGCGCAGGCTAATTGCGCAAATTTACTACCGACCGATGATTTGGGCAGTGACACTACCGGCTGATTAAAATTCACACCGACTAACTCAGCTAATTTATCACTGGCACCATCGGTCAAAATGCTAATTGAAGAAACTGGGGCTTGACGTAATTGGCTCTCAAAATAATCCATAGAACGTTGCAATTCGAGACTCAAGTTATCCGCAGCGCCGAAATTTAATTCATCTGCACTCACGGTTTCTAACTCTTGAAAGCCCCTAACGCGGCGCTGTAAATACAGCTGACCATTTTTAATTACCGTTAATAACAAGTCTTGGCCGCGATAATGACTCAATATCATCTGCGCCTGCGGCTCTTCACTCGCCAATAAACTCATGGCAATTTCTTCTGTGCTAATGGCCGCTATTTCCGAGCCTTTATCAAAGAAACAGTGAACCAAACGCTTGATATAATCTTTATCCACCACCACCACATTGAGCTTGGCTGACGCTGGCGCTGGCGATTCGTAATAATCTATATGCAACTGAGTGATAGGCAAAGAAACCATGTCTTTAACGGACCACAATAGAGCTTGATTAAGCTCGGGGCCATCGACTGCAGGCTTATCTACTTGCAATAATTGGTAACGCTGGGCTGATAAAATGATATAGCAGCGGGATGGACCATAATCGTGCAAAATTTGGCTAATAACAGCTTCGAGGTTGTCGTTGACTAATGGGTATTCAATATCGTCTTGATCAGAGTCAATTTGGTGCACCCACAGGCCATCGCTAGCCAAATAAATGCCCAGTGAAGTTTGAATAGTCTTTTTATGCCAGAAGAAAATTCTCTGCCACCATGATTTTTCCATATTATTTTATCTACGCTAGCTTAACTAACGTGCCTTTTCCCAAGGTTCATATCGGCCGCTATCTGTGTTCAAATATTAATCACTACAGGACGCACACCTATATCCAATTATAAATTTTAGTGAAGATTTAGCCAAACTACTAATAAATAAACTTTAATTTGTTACAAGTTAACATGTTTAGTCGAGTAAATCACCGTAAGCGCCAAAATTCAGACGCTGCTATTAGGTCAATAACAGCGGTTCACCAATAAAGCCACCTTGACCGCCATCCACCCCAAGAATGCTTAATGTTTGCCACTCTTCAAAAGTTTCGACGCCTTCGGCCAGTAACTTAATATCGGTGCGAAACACCCCGCCCATTAAGCTGCGAATGAATAATTGATTCTCAGGGCGCTGATTGACTTGGCGAATCACTGAGCGATGCAATTTAATAATATTAACGCCCAAATCATGCAGGTATTCACTGTCTTGCACTTGTAAACCCACGTGATCGACACAGAGCTTGCAGCCCATGGCTTTGATCATAGCTAGTGGTTCGCGCAGCTCATCTTTATGCTTCACCACAATATCTTCAGACACTTCAAAGATTATTTGCGGCGTTAGCGGCCTATGCTCCATACAAAAATTTGTTAACCATTTAATAAAGGATTTGTTTAAGAGCGAATCGACACTGAGATTCAAACTATAGACAGGCTTACCTCGGCGTTCGCGGCCAAGTTTGGCGACAACAATTTGAATGGCCTGCTTTTCAATCATGGGCATCAAGCCACATTTTTGTGCCATCGGCATAAATAAGGTGGCGCGAATTAAACTGCCATGTTGATCCATTATTCGGGTAAAGGCTTCTGAATGCAGCTCTTGTTTATCTGTGGCCTCCACCCGCTGACAAAACACTTTAATCTGCTGCCTCTCTAACGCATTTTCTAAGATTGAACGCCAGCGCACTGAGCCTTTAGCAAATTCTTCATCTATGGCGCCCTTGTCATACATAAACCAGCTGCTATTACCTTGCAACTGTGCAGCTCGCAGCGCCATGGCGACCTCTTCTAACAGTTGCTGCTGATTATCACCTTCGCGGAAATAAGCTAAACCTAAGTGGAAGAAATTATCTGGCTCTTCTACCTGAGGTAAATTTTGGGCTAAACATATTTTGATAAGCTTTTTAGCTAAGTTTTCGGCCTCGGCTAACGAGATTTGCGGCACTATCATAGCAATTTGGTTATCACTGCGGCGCGCCACTATGCTGTTAGGTAAGCCACTGAGCAAATGGTTGATAGCTTCACATAACTGGCTTAATAATGGCACCAACACGCCCTCACCATGATTTTGTTGCAGCCAATCAAGCTCTTCCAGCTCAAGCA is from Shewanella sp. SNU WT4 and encodes:
- a CDS encoding PilN domain-containing protein, which gives rise to MKTKINLFNEDLLPPKLLLSFQHLVMASAALLTIGVLMVTFASYWINHQQQQLQTQQAIASELQTQVQTMERQLAERKPDPALVAEVDLLTQRLRVKQLLLTELDRRSTITSEGFSPLMTELASVPQQGVWLSKIEVQGQAVSLYGFALKAENVPTWIDELKQTRSLQGYAFSAMTMLRDDAKPLAFSLTSQPEAPVVAAGGVGK
- a CDS encoding MSHA biogenesis protein MshJ, with the translated sequence MNKNLKKWHELGDKFDLLSQRERGMITLAVVVVLFMLCYLPLDSYFQQYTKEKAQLEQHLKQIKIAKQQVALYQDRLAIDPNTDFNQRKQLLEQQLLAIDNDFASHNIVPANHMPKLLSGLLSKTKGLEVTSFNSLTPKPLLVLEDDHGTNLNLYNHGVEIKFKGDYFAVLNFVKAVEALPDKLYWQRLDYDATNYPKAEVILEFYTLSINKDFISVAN
- a CDS encoding MSHA biogenesis protein MshK yields the protein MWRINLSLSLLLLVCCSHSAWAEMLRDPTRPLVSSGAMSGAHATANRGLKLHSIVTSASRRYALINNQLYQVGSKIADTQIQRITDNSVILADGRKLVVFQGVTSQLGTQK
- the mshL gene encoding pilus (MSHA type) biogenesis protein MshL: MIKKTAISALLSLLVLGCQTTDRPEPVAAKEAIAGILHPDTPQPPKEIPPAVMPDEVQKELASSQLLAGLSQFQPTERRFDVAANDVPASAFFPSLVAGSPISVVVHPNVSGAITLSLKNVTLNEVLQVVEDMYGFDVNVSGNIMRVFPSGMRTETFPLNYLYMQRQGLSMTSVSAGRLSDNGNSNSSSGNNGSNGSSSNNSSNSSNGSNSNGNSNSQETNGTFIRSVTETNFWGELKENLVNIIGETGGGRQVVLTPQAGLVTVRALPNELRQVRNFLETAENHLQRQVIIEAKVLEVTLGDGYQQGIQWDNVLGHIGSTDVEFGTSATGSASDTVTAILGNLTSIKVSNKDFSAMITLLDTQGDVDVLSSPRVTASNNQKAVIKVGTDEYFVTNVSSTTVASATPVTTPDVELTPFFSGIALDVTPQIDKLGNVLLHIHPSVIDVTQQTKIIKISDSILELPLAQSEIRESDTIIKAASGDVVVIGGLMKAANKEITSKVPFLGDIPWLGEIFTNRKKSKQKTELVILLKPIVVGADTWRQELLKTEALLNRWYPQEQATKPQE
- the csrD gene encoding RNase E specificity factor CsrD — protein: MQLTRLLTKQLTGFWFITLSAVAGGMMLSSLLAFNHFTQSFQQQRLINLQQSIFNQYYGKGDLHDAPWLSDMLAALQVKELQVFDGKQRIFYYLPEIAQETPTYKQHRKQRGNITIVIGMDDPSVWSLLDATEYTVLAICLLLVCALVMGGYYWFRRQLQGIEALAARSMLILKNDLIQAENFHDKARPRVANRAITQLLAKLQDASRERARFDTFIRSNTFLDPQTGVGNPMFFTSRLEALSLNQKMILPGVLFVLELEELDWLQQNHGEGVLVPLLSQLCEAINHLLSGLPNSIVARRSDNQIAMIVPQISLAEAENLAKKLIKICLAQNLPQVEEPDNFFHLGLAYFREGDNQQQLLEEVAMALRAAQLQGNSSWFMYDKGAIDEEFAKGSVRWRSILENALERQQIKVFCQRVEATDKQELHSEAFTRIMDQHGSLIRATLFMPMAQKCGLMPMIEKQAIQIVVAKLGRERRGKPVYSLNLSVDSLLNKSFIKWLTNFCMEHRPLTPQIIFEVSEDIVVKHKDELREPLAMIKAMGCKLCVDHVGLQVQDSEYLHDLGVNIIKLHRSVIRQVNQRPENQLFIRSLMGGVFRTDIKLLAEGVETFEEWQTLSILGVDGGQGGFIGEPLLLT
- a CDS encoding tetratricopeptide repeat protein; the protein is MSVINKMLKDLDERGQLKPPIADDTHGHNHGNQADAALVSAVNVNHQALAKAYGAQLASAQAKKPWSLIVLGTVALVLMLGAAWMGMRLPGLMQGTPQSAAPESLASSESLPAADIQQASSQPTYAAQMAPITAPTAAPKELAPAEATATVAAANTLARPSAPNSDGANIQPLTQLQTGSVNPVAATAMAAVPIQAVSTQAVVTRTEPEHSAQESIGSDDSYADNGNNIVTLSEDESMAHNDEFSGSEASDSAEASVNTEASESAVAHETSIATVPAKPARYEPVTITTVTKAPARMAGTYMDKAYAANQMNDVPAAINAYRQALVLDPSLVPARIQLAVLEFGQGRLVPAQQVLNEGLRLTPTNSDLLMLLARIEHANGQVIQALSTVAKIPDVSAMALQKWIQLGDWAQNAKQFEQAEQAYRQLVGIEPDVGRWWLGLAYAMDAQARYQDAAQAYRNALQAPGLSASARNYIENRLSQLGGSL
- a CDS encoding AAA family ATPase translates to MYLQHFGFTQAPFTLTPNTEFYFGLPPHHEALQVLTTALLTGEGFIKVTGEVGTGKTLICRKLMNDLPTNYYCAYLPNPFLEPDELRWALAMELGVAATTATDRQQLGSLIQQKLLEMAAQGLRIVLVLDEAQALPDQSLEALRLFTNLETEKTKLLQVVLFGQPELDERLATDKFRQLRQRITFSYGLRPLTENETRDYIHHRLSVAGNRTQALFNPKACRLVFQAARGIPRLINVICHKSLLVCFGEGSQQVSLQQVRSAASDTEDANPTASPLWRWLGIFGCAAVAAAAASVMTGRLL
- a CDS encoding MSHA biogenesis protein MshI, which gives rise to MEKSWWQRIFFWHKKTIQTSLGIYLASDGLWVHQIDSDQDDIEYPLVNDNLEAVISQILHDYGPSRCYIILSAQRYQLLQVDKPAVDGPELNQALLWSVKDMVSLPITQLHIDYYESPAPASAKLNVVVVDKDYIKRLVHCFFDKGSEIAAISTEEIAMSLLASEEPQAQMILSHYRGQDLLLTVIKNGQLYLQRRVRGFQELETVSADELNFGAADNLSLELQRSMDYFESQLRQAPVSSISILTDGASDKLAELVGVNFNQPVVSLPKSSVGSKFAQLACANLLNEVDH